The following are from one region of the Petrotoga miotherma DSM 10691 genome:
- a CDS encoding DUF1015 domain-containing protein, producing MATVKPFQALRPYKGIEQCFSCPPYDVLEEDEIREIISRNPNSFLRVTRSEVEVEEDSKEAIYKKAKENLESFIKNGVLIKDAEPSFYIYRETWQEVSQTGFFAVVSVDEYDRGIIKKHELTRRDKENDRTNHILNLNAQTGPVFLTYKAQEDLKAIIDKLIKNKEILYSFCDENNVKHELIKIQEEDEREQIEKAFNSIEYFYIVDGHHRAAAASRVQKIMKEKGTNYSLDKPYNYFMAAIFPHNELRVLPYNRIVKDLNGLNEEEFLKKISSYFEVEEAPFSPYSPDSPHSFGMYLQKKWYKLTFKGEESEDPVENLDVQILQKYLLDPILSIKDPRTDPSIYFLGGIRGVKEIEKWVDKKDWKVGFSMYPTQIDQLLKVAEMNKIMPPKSTWFEPKLRSGLLIHELS from the coding sequence TAGAACAGTGTTTTTCTTGCCCACCCTACGACGTACTTGAGGAGGATGAAATTAGGGAAATAATTTCTAGAAACCCCAATTCTTTTTTGAGGGTAACAAGGTCCGAAGTAGAGGTTGAAGAAGATTCTAAGGAAGCTATTTACAAAAAGGCCAAAGAAAATCTTGAATCCTTTATCAAAAACGGCGTATTAATCAAAGATGCTGAACCATCTTTTTATATTTATCGTGAAACTTGGCAAGAGGTTTCTCAAACAGGTTTTTTTGCTGTTGTGAGTGTGGATGAGTACGACAGAGGTATTATAAAAAAACATGAATTAACAAGAAGAGACAAAGAAAACGATAGGACAAATCACATATTAAATCTAAATGCACAAACTGGACCTGTTTTCTTAACCTACAAAGCCCAAGAAGATTTAAAAGCAATCATTGACAAACTTATAAAAAACAAGGAAATTCTTTATTCCTTTTGCGATGAAAACAATGTGAAACATGAACTCATCAAAATCCAAGAAGAAGACGAAAGGGAACAAATCGAAAAAGCTTTCAATAGTATCGAATATTTTTACATTGTAGATGGGCACCATAGAGCTGCTGCCGCTTCCAGAGTTCAAAAAATAATGAAAGAAAAAGGCACAAATTACTCTTTGGATAAACCCTACAATTATTTTATGGCCGCTATTTTCCCCCACAACGAACTCAGGGTACTCCCGTACAATAGAATAGTTAAAGATCTAAACGGTTTAAACGAAGAAGAATTTTTGAAAAAGATCAGTTCCTATTTTGAAGTAGAAGAAGCTCCCTTTTCACCTTATTCTCCTGATTCCCCTCACTCTTTTGGTATGTATCTTCAAAAAAAATGGTACAAACTCACATTTAAAGGTGAAGAAAGTGAAGATCCTGTTGAAAACCTCGATGTACAAATATTGCAAAAATACTTATTAGATCCCATACTTTCCATAAAAGATCCAAGAACCGATCCAAGCATATATTTTCTGGGTGGTATTAGAGGCGTAAAAGAAATCGAAAAGTGGGTAGACAAAAAAGATTGGAAAGTTGGATTTTCTATGTATCCCACCCAAATAGACCAACTCTTAAAAGTTGCAGAGATGAACAAGATAATGCCGCCTAAATCCACTTGGTTTGAACCAAAATTGAGAAGTGGCTTATTAATTCATGAATTAAGCTAA